A portion of the Luteibaculum oceani genome contains these proteins:
- a CDS encoding PAS domain-containing hybrid sensor histidine kinase/response regulator → MNSLSLLNSLNSVEATAFMKLSLVSSDVYMILSKKGTILYGNKGFKKHLGYSKAEFLNKNIGEFLSPQDLNESEKDLHQELKERKYINDWRARVISNTQELIWFSFTAVCIEDNWFVTAKDINELIYFDHELIKERERFKFFTDSSFEGIALEIDGKIVDCNKMYTKIFDAEVSDIINKESNQFLILDPNEDWDSLFNNPSVTTYEVEAKTKHGKRIFIEVNRKSAFHKGARGKLVAVRDITQRKSLESELHQQNNLHNSILNSKHILFGVLDAEGKIIELSKGLSELLEVENHNALGKYLHQVLGTEIPEQIDPESNLQLIDGERIFFLKEDAHKFDCEIRVTNPDRKNIYLKLTLAHLGGKAAGQLVVIRDVTEQKESIVKLQQTQEELRNTIKSAKLAAWSYDFEKWTLKLTPESKNILDLEQLEMPFDVFLNKIHPEDIDHTAQEMTKALEGKEFSCDTRIVLDGKTNYIHLQGFASKREVNATNKPIIKGIFQDITERKLQEIELQEAKQQAEQHTRAKNLFLANMSHEIRTPLNSILGFSQILEQKIENPEAQKLLGSIKTSGDTLLKLINDILDLSKIESSKIDLHLEEFSIEKLIEYQNSLFKNIALEKNIYFNIENELNPSEVFKGDFYRINQVLMNLINNAIKFTPNGGVTLQIASQPTEGNLARLKFKIVDTGIGIDPKSQKQIFKTFEQANSEITKNFGGTGLGLAIVQGLVDLMNGEISLESEKGKGSTFFVDIQVEAIGSKIQKEKKILEQALNHIPPGIRILLAEDNTTNQLLMQEVFAQLNVDYQIANDGIEALEILKKNPKFDLGIFDIQMPRLDGTSAIKLIRSQPELYPQFPIIALTADATTQEKQAAFSNGFNGFLPKPFIIGDLVKCINQILTSPNNKLPKKESEKPNKELIALNWSWNLDMTYIEQVTQGNTEAIVKILGRCCDGLPEKIDQMEKALVKKDVKDIVDAAHAIKGQISLFISKGDQDRVADCYQKIRSFEQLNDENAIIIDTLASELKHLNNLLRAQLVNYEEKISHS, encoded by the coding sequence ATGAATAGCCTTTCACTACTAAACAGTTTAAATTCTGTGGAAGCTACTGCTTTCATGAAGTTAAGCTTGGTTTCCTCGGATGTATATATGATCCTATCCAAAAAGGGAACCATTCTATACGGGAACAAGGGATTCAAAAAACATTTAGGTTACAGTAAAGCGGAGTTTTTAAATAAGAATATTGGAGAATTCTTATCCCCCCAAGATCTTAACGAAAGTGAAAAAGATCTACACCAAGAACTTAAAGAACGCAAATACATAAACGATTGGCGCGCCAGAGTTATCTCCAATACTCAGGAATTAATCTGGTTTTCTTTTACCGCGGTCTGTATAGAAGACAACTGGTTTGTAACGGCCAAAGACATCAATGAGCTCATATACTTCGATCATGAACTCATTAAGGAAAGAGAAAGATTTAAATTTTTTACCGACTCCTCTTTCGAAGGAATTGCCTTGGAAATTGATGGTAAAATTGTGGACTGCAACAAGATGTACACCAAGATCTTCGATGCAGAAGTTTCGGATATTATAAACAAGGAATCCAATCAATTTCTTATTCTAGACCCAAATGAAGACTGGGATTCCTTATTTAATAATCCCTCCGTTACCACCTATGAGGTAGAAGCCAAAACCAAGCACGGTAAAAGAATCTTTATTGAGGTAAATAGAAAATCTGCTTTTCATAAGGGAGCTAGAGGCAAACTTGTGGCGGTAAGAGATATTACCCAAAGAAAAAGTCTAGAGTCTGAGCTCCACCAGCAAAACAATCTGCATAACTCAATTCTAAATTCTAAACACATATTATTTGGAGTACTAGATGCTGAGGGAAAGATTATTGAGCTAAGTAAGGGTTTAAGCGAGTTATTAGAGGTAGAAAACCATAATGCATTAGGTAAATACCTGCATCAAGTTCTCGGTACGGAAATTCCGGAACAAATAGATCCAGAGAGTAATTTACAGCTCATTGATGGAGAAAGGATATTCTTCCTGAAGGAGGATGCACACAAATTTGATTGCGAAATAAGGGTAACCAACCCAGACCGAAAGAATATATATCTAAAGCTAACTCTGGCTCACCTGGGTGGAAAAGCCGCAGGACAATTGGTTGTAATCCGTGATGTTACGGAGCAAAAGGAAAGTATTGTAAAACTGCAACAAACCCAGGAGGAACTTCGAAATACCATCAAATCGGCTAAACTGGCCGCATGGTCTTACGATTTTGAAAAGTGGACCCTTAAGTTAACGCCAGAAAGTAAAAATATCCTCGATCTAGAACAGCTAGAAATGCCCTTCGATGTATTTCTTAATAAAATTCACCCCGAAGACATCGATCACACCGCACAAGAAATGACCAAAGCTCTTGAGGGTAAGGAGTTTAGTTGTGACACAAGGATAGTTTTAGATGGTAAAACCAATTACATTCACCTTCAGGGGTTTGCCAGTAAAAGGGAAGTTAACGCAACCAACAAACCTATAATTAAGGGGATCTTTCAGGATATTACCGAGAGAAAATTACAGGAAATAGAACTACAAGAAGCCAAACAGCAAGCAGAGCAGCATACCCGTGCTAAAAACCTCTTTTTGGCTAATATGAGCCACGAAATCAGAACCCCGCTGAACTCTATCCTTGGTTTTTCCCAAATACTTGAGCAAAAGATTGAGAATCCGGAGGCACAAAAACTTCTCGGTTCAATAAAAACCAGTGGAGACACACTTCTTAAACTCATTAATGATATTTTAGATCTGTCCAAGATCGAAAGCAGTAAAATAGATCTGCACTTGGAGGAATTTTCAATTGAAAAACTGATAGAATACCAAAACAGTTTATTCAAAAACATTGCATTAGAGAAAAACATCTACTTCAACATTGAAAATGAATTAAATCCTTCCGAGGTATTTAAAGGTGATTTCTACAGGATTAATCAAGTACTAATGAACTTGATTAATAACGCCATTAAATTCACCCCAAATGGTGGCGTAACCCTTCAAATTGCCAGCCAGCCAACAGAAGGTAATCTTGCCCGACTTAAATTTAAAATCGTAGATACCGGTATTGGGATAGATCCAAAATCTCAAAAACAGATTTTCAAAACATTTGAGCAAGCAAACTCCGAGATAACTAAAAATTTTGGTGGAACCGGGCTGGGATTAGCTATTGTTCAAGGTCTTGTAGATCTCATGAATGGGGAAATAAGCTTAGAATCTGAAAAAGGAAAAGGGTCAACCTTTTTTGTAGACATCCAAGTTGAAGCTATCGGTTCAAAAATACAGAAGGAGAAAAAGATTCTCGAACAGGCGCTTAACCATATTCCCCCAGGAATAAGAATACTACTTGCCGAGGATAACACCACCAACCAGCTTTTGATGCAAGAGGTATTTGCTCAATTAAACGTTGACTATCAAATTGCCAATGATGGTATCGAGGCACTTGAAATTCTTAAAAAGAATCCAAAATTCGATCTGGGTATATTTGACATACAAATGCCTAGGCTGGATGGTACAAGCGCTATCAAATTAATAAGATCACAACCAGAACTCTATCCACAATTCCCTATCATAGCACTTACTGCAGACGCTACAACGCAGGAAAAACAAGCGGCTTTTAGTAATGGTTTTAACGGGTTCTTACCCAAACCATTTATCATAGGTGATTTGGTTAAATGCATTAATCAAATTCTAACCAGTCCCAACAATAAACTCCCTAAAAAAGAAAGTGAAAAACCTAATAAAGAACTAATAGCATTGAACTGGAGTTGGAACCTAGACATGACCTACATCGAGCAGGTAACCCAAGGAAATACGGAAGCCATTGTTAAAATACTTGGACGTTGCTGCGACGGTCTACCGGAAAAAATAGATCAAATGGAAAAGGCTCTTGTAAAAAAGGATGTGAAAGACATTGTGGATGCTGCACATGCCATAAAGGGGCAAATAAGTTTATTTATATCAAAAGGAGACCAAGATAGGGTAGCAGATTGTTATCAGAAAATACGGTCATTTGAACAACTTAATGATGAAAATGCCATCATAATTGATACTTTGGCTTCCGAATTAAAACATTTAAATAATCTACTCAGAGCGCAGCTGGTGAATTATGAAGAAAAAATTAGTCATAGTTGA
- a CDS encoding sugar transferase, whose protein sequence is MVDTPRNILLIGFKEPNLSHLREWIGPGHQVKNLESIYSLMHVDLGLVELIFINLERIPESYEKIITSLALSKPKTKLVGVHRGKFLRVEKAKKYGFSAVFRFDKLVQKDFSDAEEELLNLHLSDDRRKQLASIRKSFYSYKIPRGKRIFDVCFAAGLILVLSPILLLLIVAIYIESGKPIFYSSKRVGSSYQVFDFWKFRSMYPDADKRLKQLQQQNNQYKQEDTDINDLVGVQCQQCLQDSAACQRTVFTDKGRVCEKLYREFKQTEGVNNTFVKIKNDPRITKIGRFIRKTSLDELPQLYNVLIGDMSVVGNRPLPLYEAEKLTTDFLAIRFMAPAGITGLWQITKRGKPNMSYEERVELDNRYALEYNFWMDLKILFKTLPAAIQKENV, encoded by the coding sequence ATGGTTGATACCCCTAGAAATATTCTGTTGATAGGCTTTAAGGAGCCCAACCTATCTCATCTAAGAGAGTGGATTGGACCTGGTCATCAAGTGAAAAATCTAGAGAGTATTTACAGCCTTATGCACGTGGATTTAGGGCTGGTTGAATTAATATTTATAAACCTGGAAAGGATTCCAGAATCCTACGAGAAAATCATTACTTCCCTTGCCTTATCCAAACCAAAAACTAAATTGGTTGGCGTACATCGCGGCAAATTTCTAAGGGTTGAAAAAGCGAAAAAATATGGGTTTTCTGCTGTTTTTCGTTTCGACAAGCTAGTTCAAAAAGACTTTTCGGATGCCGAAGAAGAACTTCTAAATCTTCACTTAAGCGATGATAGGCGTAAGCAACTTGCCAGTATTCGTAAATCCTTTTATTCTTACAAAATACCAAGGGGAAAACGCATTTTTGATGTGTGCTTTGCAGCCGGTTTAATACTGGTACTCTCCCCTATCCTATTATTGTTAATTGTAGCCATCTATATTGAATCTGGCAAACCCATTTTTTACTCTTCGAAAAGAGTGGGTTCCTCCTATCAAGTATTCGATTTTTGGAAGTTTAGGAGTATGTACCCCGATGCGGACAAAAGGCTAAAACAATTACAACAACAAAACAACCAATACAAACAAGAAGATACCGACATAAATGATTTAGTGGGAGTGCAATGCCAGCAGTGTTTGCAGGATTCTGCGGCTTGTCAGCGTACGGTTTTTACTGATAAAGGTCGTGTTTGTGAAAAATTATATCGCGAATTTAAACAGACTGAAGGGGTAAATAATACGTTTGTCAAAATCAAAAATGACCCTAGAATCACAAAAATTGGTAGGTTTATACGTAAAACCAGTTTAGACGAGTTACCTCAGTTATACAATGTTTTAATTGGTGATATGTCTGTTGTGGGAAATCGGCCCCTTCCACTTTACGAAGCGGAAAAGTTAACAACCGATTTTTTAGCCATACGATTTATGGCCCCAGCAGGTATCACAGGATTATGGCAGATTACAAAAAGGGGGAAACCGAATATGTCCTATGAAGAAAGAGTTGAGCTCGATAATAGATATGCATTGGAATATAACTTTTGGATGGATCTCAAAATCTTGTTCAAAACCCTACCTGCTGCAATCCAGAAGGAAAATGTATAA
- a CDS encoding response regulator transcription factor encodes MKKKLVIVDDEPSISMIIELNLSNDYSIESFLEKSQFIEYANQNAIDALVLDLNLNGESGKTLIPLIRNGEFEKVNPLIPIVVLSGEDSTEEKINCLEDGADDYLVKPFNPLELKARMKRIFSRMHG; translated from the coding sequence ATGAAGAAAAAATTAGTCATAGTTGATGACGAACCCTCAATCTCCATGATAATCGAACTCAATTTGAGTAATGATTACAGCATAGAGTCTTTTCTGGAAAAAAGTCAATTCATTGAGTACGCTAATCAAAACGCAATTGATGCGCTTGTTTTGGATCTAAATTTAAATGGGGAAAGTGGTAAAACACTTATTCCATTAATTCGAAATGGTGAGTTCGAAAAAGTGAACCCCTTAATTCCTATAGTAGTGTTATCTGGAGAAGACAGTACGGAGGAGAAAATCAACTGCCTGGAAGATGGGGCAGATGATTACCTAGTAAAGCCATTTAACCCACTGGAATTAAAGGCCAGAATGAAAAGAATTTTTTCCAGAATGCATGGTTGA